A portion of the Methanomassiliicoccus sp. genome contains these proteins:
- a CDS encoding GNAT family N-acetyltransferase, producing the protein MGRYTDGELVQAIETTYYDDMVSFCADANCSFLRRDPDIIIYSTGLPIAPFNGVLNPRFGCEDAAQRVRDAMAHFQNARMPMSWVLGPSSTPQELDEFLLRLGMAQGPTEAGMAADLGSVGREPLPRGLEIRRVEDSGSMKEFIDTTIDVFELPERARAGWDTIIMNYGFGPSRHWFLGTLDGRPVSTSLLVLHENVASMYMVGTIRGARGQGIGTAMTRESLLFAREAGMDIAVLEASELGLPIYERMGFRKLCEFRIFSWTPSCIMPVAGICHECV; encoded by the coding sequence ATGGGCAGATACACGGACGGGGAACTAGTACAGGCCATTGAGACGACCTACTACGATGATATGGTGTCTTTTTGTGCTGATGCCAATTGCTCCTTCCTGCGCAGGGATCCCGACATCATCATCTACTCGACTGGCCTACCTATCGCCCCCTTCAACGGGGTTCTGAACCCGAGGTTCGGCTGCGAAGATGCCGCACAAAGGGTCAGGGATGCCATGGCTCATTTCCAGAACGCTCGAATGCCCATGAGCTGGGTCCTGGGTCCATCGAGTACTCCTCAAGAACTGGATGAATTCCTGCTACGCCTTGGGATGGCTCAAGGACCTACTGAGGCGGGTATGGCCGCAGACCTGGGATCCGTGGGCCGTGAGCCGCTGCCAAGAGGACTGGAGATCAGACGTGTCGAGGATTCCGGATCCATGAAGGAATTCATCGACACGACCATCGATGTGTTCGAACTTCCGGAGCGCGCTAGGGCCGGCTGGGACACTATCATCATGAACTACGGTTTCGGTCCCTCTCGCCACTGGTTCCTCGGTACTCTCGACGGAAGGCCCGTATCGACATCCCTTCTAGTTCTCCATGAAAATGTGGCCAGCATGTACATGGTCGGCACAATCAGAGGTGCCCGGGGACAGGGAATAGGGACTGCGATGACCCGTGAATCTCTTCTATTCGCGAGAGAAGCGGGCATGGACATCGCCGTCCTCGAGGCGAGCGAGCTTGGCCTGCCGATCTACGAACGGATGGGCTTCAGGAAGCTATGCGAATTCAGGATTTTTTCCTGGACCCCATCATGCATCATGCCAGTGGCCGGGATATGTCATGAATGCGTCTAG